The following proteins come from a genomic window of Pyxidicoccus sp. MSG2:
- a CDS encoding phosphatase PAP2 family protein: MLGSVRPAPIAVVLAFLLALAPLSPASAQEDPDPQLNELRFDWKRDGIITGTAAALWISSEALFKDDLAPAQCRWCDRAPDGTDTLNRLDRWGRGLAGETEQSRKRANTWSNILGFAVVPASVLGIQFAVGRGSGMPDRFFAEDATIIIQSAVLASVANQTVKFIAGRERPFVHQLPEDQKGLTAHPNDNNVSFYSGHTNLMFSMVVSAGTVAAMRGYEHQGWIWAVGLPLATSVGLLRMGADKHYLTDVVTGAVMGSAFGVAVPLLLHGRTGATTGPDRPGTVRMMPMAGAHMAGISGTF; this comes from the coding sequence ATGCTCGGCTCCGTGCGCCCTGCTCCCATCGCCGTCGTGTTGGCCTTCCTGCTGGCCCTCGCACCGCTGTCTCCTGCCTCCGCGCAGGAGGACCCGGACCCCCAGCTCAACGAACTCCGCTTCGACTGGAAGCGGGACGGCATCATCACCGGCACCGCCGCCGCGCTCTGGATTTCCAGCGAGGCCCTCTTCAAGGACGACCTCGCCCCCGCGCAGTGCCGCTGGTGCGACCGCGCTCCCGACGGCACCGACACCCTCAACCGGTTGGACCGCTGGGGCCGCGGGCTCGCGGGTGAGACGGAGCAGTCCCGCAAGCGCGCCAACACCTGGAGCAACATCCTCGGCTTCGCCGTGGTGCCCGCCAGCGTCCTTGGCATCCAGTTCGCCGTGGGCCGCGGCTCCGGCATGCCCGACCGCTTCTTCGCCGAGGACGCCACCATCATCATCCAGAGCGCCGTGCTCGCCTCCGTGGCCAACCAGACGGTGAAGTTCATCGCCGGCCGCGAGCGCCCCTTCGTGCACCAGCTCCCCGAAGACCAGAAGGGCCTCACCGCCCACCCCAACGACAACAACGTCTCCTTCTACAGCGGCCACACCAACCTCATGTTCTCCATGGTCGTGTCCGCGGGCACCGTGGCCGCGATGCGTGGCTATGAGCACCAGGGGTGGATCTGGGCCGTGGGCCTGCCGCTCGCCACCTCCGTGGGCCTGCTGCGCATGGGCGCCGACAAGCACTACCTCACCGACGTCGTCACCGGCGCCGTGATGGGCTCCGCGTTCGGCGTCGCCGTCCCCCTGCTGCTGCACGGACGCACCGGAGCCACCACGGGCCCGGACCGTCCGGGCACCGTGCGGATGATGCCCATGGCCGGCGCGCACATGGCGGGAATCTCGGGCACCTTCTGA